In the Helicoverpa armigera isolate CAAS_96S chromosome 28, ASM3070526v1, whole genome shotgun sequence genome, one interval contains:
- the LOC110371444 gene encoding mitochondrial import inner membrane translocase subunit Tim10 — MASPVLDAAKLQLVQELEIEMMSDMYNRLVTACHRKCIPVKYQETELCKGESVCLDRCVAKYLDVHERIGKKLSNMSQGETEDLTKVNLADGKK; from the exons ATGGCGTCTCCGGTGCTGGATGCTGCCAAACTGCAGCTGGTTCAGGAATTGGAGATTGAGATGATGTCGGACATGTACAACCGATTGGTCACTGCATGCCACCGCAAGTGTATACCAGTCAAATACCAAGAGACTGAACTAT GTAAAGGCGAGTCAGTCTGCCTAGATCGCTGCGTGGCCAAGTACCTGGACGTTCACGAACGCATTGGCAAGAAGCTCTCCAACATGTCCCAAGGAGAGACAGAGGATCTAACCAAGGTTAATCTGGCTGATGGcaagaaatag
- the LOC110371443 gene encoding mitochondrial import receptor subunit TOM20 homolog — protein sequence MEITRTTLGIAVGLAGTLFLGYCVYFDQQRRKDPLFKKKLRERRQKAQQNATRSRNLGGPLPDMSDHEAMQRFFLQQIHLGEELLAAGDFEAGVEHLGQALAVCGQTQQLLSVLQQTMPAPIFHLLLKRLPEVSERLRASMKASGKMLQEEDVE from the exons atggagATTACGCGCACCACCTTAGGAATTGCAGTTGGACTAGCTGGTACCTTGTTCCTTGGATATTGTGTGTACTTTGACCAACAACGTCGCAAGGATCCTCTGTTCAAAAAGAAGTTGAGAGAAC GCAGACAGAAAGCCCAACAGAATGCAACCCGGTCACGCAATCTTGGAGGTCCACTACCCGACATGAGCGATCATGAGGCTATGCAAAGGTTCTTCCTGCAACAG ATCCACCTGGGTGAGGAGTTGCTAGCCGCTGGTGACTTTGAGGCTGGAGTGGAGCACCTCGGCCAAGCTCTTGCCGTCTGCGGCCAGACCCAACAGCTATTGAGT GTGCTGCAGCAGACGATGCCAGCGCCCATCTTCCACCTGCTGCTGAAGAGGCTGCCCGAGGTGTCGGAGCGGCTCCGAGCCTCCATGAAGGCCAGCGGCAAGATGCTGCAGGAGGAGGACGTCGAGTAA
- the LOC110371446 gene encoding LOW QUALITY PROTEIN: uncharacterized protein LOC110371446 (The sequence of the model RefSeq protein was modified relative to this genomic sequence to represent the inferred CDS: inserted 2 bases in 1 codon), giving the protein MPRRGTELVQLPLPPKKKTKTVEETPSLDVSFCDDEALPPGIVFTDVLQKKWRIGKPIGRGSFGRIYLASDDIDKEVSKQNARYVVKIEPHSNGPLFVEIHCLIRTAQSSQVKAWRLQNKQKRIGMPVYIASGSFTDENTGTKYRFLVLPRYDIDLQKIVAKTRVLDIKNVLVLALQILDVLEYLHNQGYTHSDIKSSNLMLGFDGSRIGKATAVKTTPSFQKDTKEVAVLTGKYRRAKPSKSRSSNYYDDEDFVIKEHKNSSNLDDASDNDKRLANVKKKLRRILSDRDSRTLHRHHAFNLRQISHYVNYEDMTSSVCSDQSYQKLLDDFGGKNLIRTTKEFREDTRKRNAREKRXSEPENVDEMFQEAVLSQTNGQIYLLDYGLASKFVDSEGKHKDFGMDARKAHDGTLEYSSRDSHIGAHSRRSDLETLGYNLLDWLTGTLPWKTPEVLAEPDLVHALKKNFMSDIKLLLKTCFKTEFYPKFMEKYLEYVTSLDFTENPDYDYCRSLFKSELLKNGCNSDKDMTLNFMEAPMSPMSRKLCYSKRFGKKNTTPSFLARNGIKKAYERENVCSLENDLKLELLKQTLNTSSDGVRKPCASRNFFISDADLVARLKKSLMPHDIFGKKLSPKNLRSKKKNIKKRRGVRTHRNSIGKFGNFMGSARQFTWAEILAGNPEDIIRKERNTVAVNTEYVDDETCKYRIRKLSNASENSDSHLQSPLMQKDYLQNMNPTYAMKEVLASFKRKVAGKPKEPEETIEGLEGYTPAMIKVYRIKEKREEKEKLDALKQQSSAKKESVQSQPRCTRSMRSKKPPEPSSRVTRQKGSVDSNKSVEVEEVVPKCTGRSKSKSNKKVASKKEDKESSKKNEKSCNY; this is encoded by the exons ATGCCGCGGCGAGGAACTGAACTGGTGCAGCTGCCGTTGCCTCCTAAGAAGAAGACGAAGACGGTGGAGGAGACTCCGAGTCTGGACGTCAGTTTCTGTGATGACGAAGCCCTGCCTCCTGGCATAGTGTTCACTGATGTCTTGCAGAAGAAATGGCGGATTGGGAAGCCTATTG gGCGAGGCAGCTTTGGCAGGATCTATTTGGCATCAGATGACATTGACAAAGAAGTCTCCAAACAGAATGCCAGATATGTTGTGAAGATAGAACCTCATTCCAACGGGCCCTTGTTTGTGGAGATCCACTGCCTCATCAGAACTGCCCAGTCTTCACAAG TGAAAGCATGGCGTCTACAAAACAAGCAAAAGCGCATAGGCATGCCTGTGTATATTGCCAGCGGGTCATTCACAGATGAAAACACAGGCACCAAGTACAGATTCCTTGTCCTACCGCGCTATGACATAGACTTACAGAAAATAGTTGCTAAAACAAGAGTCCTTGACATAAAGAATGTTCTAGTACTCGCACTACAGATACTTGATGTCTTGGAGTACTTACACAATCAAGGTTACACACATTCAGACATAAAAAGTTCCAATCTAATGCTTGGTTTCGATGGCTCCAGAATTGGTAAGGCAACTGCAGTTAAAACAACTCCATCATTCCAAAAAGATACTAAAGAGGTTGCAGTGCTTACGGGAAAGTATAGACGCGCAAAGCCATCGAAATCTAGGTCTTCCAATTACtatgatgatgaagattttGTCATCAAAGAACATAAGAACTCAAGTAATTTGGATGATGCAAGTGATAATGACAAAAGACTTGCTAATGTTAAGAAGAAGTTGAGGAGAATTCTGTCAGATAGAGACAGCAGGACTCTGCACAGACATCATGCATTCAACCTCAGACAGATATCTCACTATGTCAACTATGAAGACATGACCAGCTCTGTGTGTTCCGACCAATCCTATCAAAAACTTCTCGACGATTTTGGCGGCAAAAACTTAATTCGCACCACAAAGGAGTTCCGCGAAGATACTAGAAAGCGCAATGCTAGGGAGAAGAG GAGTGAACCAGAAAATGTGGATGAAATGTTCCAAGAAGCTGTGCTATCACAAACTAACGGGCAGATCTATTTGTTGGATTATGGCTTAGCTTCCAAGTTCGTAGACTCGGAAGGTAAACATAAAGATTTTGGTATGGATGCCCGAAAAGCACATGACGGTACTTTGGAATACAGTTCCAGGGACTCTCATATCGGAGCTCACTCCAGAAGATCAGATTTGGAAACTCTTGGCTATAACCTCCTCGACTGGTTGACTGGCACCTTGCCATGGAAGACACCAGAAGTACTGGCAGAACCTGACCTAGTCCATGCTTTGAAGAAAAACTTCATGAGTGATataaaactgttattaaaaACGTGTTTTAAGACTGAATTCTACCCAAAATTTATGGAGAAGTACCTTGAATATGTCACAAGTTTAGACTTTACGGAAAATCCTGATTATGACTATTGTAGAAGTTTATTCAAAAGTGAATTGTTGAAAAATGGCTGTAATAGTGATAAAGATATGACTCTGAATTTCATGGAAGCGCCCATGTCTCCTATGAGTCGCAAACTGTGTTACTCAAAGAGATTTGGCAAGAAGAATACAACACCTAGTTTTCTAGCACGAAATGGTATCAAAAAAGCCTATGAGAGAGAAAATGTTTGTTCTCTCGAAAATGACCTAAAGTTAGAACTTTTGAAGCAAACATTGAACACCTCTAGTGATGGTGTTCGCAAGCCTTGCGCGTCTCGCAACTTCTTTATTTCAGACGCTGATTTAGTGGCTCGTCTGAAAAAGTCTTTAATGCCACACGACATATTCGGCAAAAAACTGTCGCCGAAAAACTTGCGATCTAAAAAGAAGAACATTAAAAAACGTAGGGGTGTCAGAACCCATAGAAATAGCATTGGAAAGTTCGGTAATTTCATGGGATCTGCGCGTCAATTTACTTGGGCCGAAATTCTGGCTGGCAACCCTGAAGACATAATTCGGAAAGAACGTAACACTGTGGCAGTAAACACCGAGTATGTAGATGATGAAACATGCAAATATAGAATTCGTAAATTATCAAATGCATCAGAAAACAGTGACTCACACTTACAATCACCATTAATGCAGAAAGACTACTTACAAAATATGAATCCTACTTATGCCATGAAAGAAGTGTTAGCTtctttcaagaggaaggttgcTGGCAAGCCTAAGGAGCCAGAAGAGACGATTGAGGGCTTAGAAGGGTACACCCCTGCGATGATCAAAGTATACAGAATTAAAGAAAAACGAGAGGAAAAAGAAAAGCTAGATGCGTTAAAACAGCAATCATCAGCTAAGAAAGAATCTGTGCAGAGCCAACCGAGGTGTACAAGATCCATGAGGTCTAAGAAACCACCAGAACCCAGTTCCCGAGTAACTAGACAGAAAGGTAGTGTTGACAGTAATAAGTCAGTAGAAGTTGAAGAAGTAGTTCCTAAGTGTACTGGTAGATCAAAGTCTAAGAGTAATAAGAAAGTTGCAAGTAAGAAAGAAGATAAGGAATCTAgtaagaaaaatgaaaaaagttgTAATTACTGA
- the LOC110371447 gene encoding porphobilinogen deaminase: protein MDSEAKNVIRVGSRKSELALIQTNYVIDCLKKLHPEKDFTLVTMTTLGDRILDVSLPKIGEKSLFTKDLEDALRNDTVDFVVHSLKDLPTTLPDGLAIGAVFEREDPRDALVLREEYKEHTLATLPEGSVIGTSSLRRTAQLRGSYPQLSVVDVRGNLNTRLRKLDTTGQYAALLLASAGLQRMGWKDRISKILPCAEMKYAVGQGALAVECRADNTTILNMLAPFNHPETYCRILAERSFLKTLGGGCSAPVGVSTTLKPVDTQFKLSITGAVWSMDGKTKLDCTSQQTFTQIKRTQKHKLSPTEENESKKLKIDNNEAENEIIPPKVLKDTIKDNLVPSSDEKNDDSDKRIFCGLTVNPSIPIEVIIKCDNLGRDLANSLIEKGALDVMKVTQDLIRSSTAAKQS, encoded by the exons ATGGATAGTGAAGCAAAAAATGTGATTCGTGTTGGTTCGAGGAAGAGTGag CTGGCTCTCATACAAACCAACTATGTAATTGACTGTTTGAAGAAATTGCATCCAGAAAAGGATTTCACTTTAG TAACCATGACAACGCTAGGAGACCGCATTTTGGATGTATCTCTACCCAAAATAGGCGAGAAGTCACTATTCACAAAGGATTTGGAAGATGCCTTAAGAAATGACACCGTGGACTTTGTAGTACATTCTTTGAAAGATTTGCCGACTACCCTGCCCGATGGACTGGCTATTGGAGCTGTTTTTGAAAg AGAAGACCCGAGGGATGCACTGGTTCTCCGCGAAGAGTATAAAGAACACACGCTAGCAACGTTACCTGAAGGCTCCGTTATTG GTACGTCATCCCTCCGTCGCACGGCCCAACTCCGCGGCTCATACCCGCAGCTATCCGTGGTAGACGTGAGAGGTAACTTGAACACGCGTCTGCGCAAGCTCGACACTACGGGACAATATGCTGCGCTGCTATTGGCCAGCGCCGGTCTACAGCGGATGGGATGGAAGGATAGAATATCTAAG ATCCTGCCGTGTGCTGAGATGAAGTACGCGGTCGGTCAAGGCGCGTTAGCCGTGGAGTGTCGCGCGGATAACACAACTATATTGAACATGCTGGCTCCATTCAACCATCCCGAGACATACTGCAGAATACTGGCGGAAAGAAGCTTTCTTAAGACCTTGG GAGGCGGCTGCAGCGCCCCTGTTGGAGTCTCCACAACCTTAAAACCCGTCGATACACAGTTCAAACTATCCATCACGGGCGCAGTATGGAGCATGGACGGAAAAACCAAACTCGATTGCACCTCCCAGCAAACATTCACACAAATAAAACGCACACAAAAACACAAACTCAGCCCCACAGAAGAAAACGAAAGCAAAAAACTCAAAATTGACAACAATGAGGCAGAAAACGAAATTATACCACCTAAAGTACTTAAAGACACAATAAAAGATAACCTTGTTCCTTCAAGTGATGAGAAAAACGATGATAGTGATAAACGCATATTTTGTGGTTTGACAGTCAATCCTAGCATACCTATAGaagttattattaaatgtgACAACTTAGGACGCGATTTAGCTAATTCACTCATAGAGAAAGGTGCTTTAGATGTTATGAAAGTCACACAAGATTTGATCAGAAGTTCGACGGCTGCGAAACAATcatga
- the LOC135119006 gene encoding putative nuclease HARBI1 — protein MDIFDSIDDETIEEDDIVLNYLESERRERVIRERPDNMSLWDDKKFHRRFRLEKSTVQFLLTLIESKIANVTNRNNSVPALQQLLLTLRFYACGSFYITIGDFAGIHNSTASKIIRKVTEAIASLRQEFVTLPANREEILLVQEGFFNIARFPRVIAALDCTHIKIISPGGNTAEDYRNRKGFFSLNVQAMCTSDLKFEDIVTRWPGSTHDSLIFSNSAAKFQFDTNRFQNGLVLGDSGYFLNHYLLTPLSDPRTEAERLYNESHIRTRNVIERCFGVWKRRFPVLSIGMRCRIPLAQDIIVATAILHNLARIRNESEPPVDPEVHIPQQPQFETLIADQPGHQHNSTRDSMLEYFESLIN, from the exons atggatatttttgatTCTATCGACGACGAAACAATCGAGGAAGATGATATAGTGCTAAATTATTTAGAGTCAGAGAGAAGAGAAAGAGTTATTAGAGAGAGACCTGATAATATGTCTCTATGGGATGATAAGAAATTTCATAGGAGATTTCGTCTCGAAAAAAGTACTGTGCAATTTTTATTAACCCTCATTGAAAGTAAAATCGCCAACGTAACAAACAG aaacaattcTGTTCCAGCTTTACAACAATTACTTCTGACTTTGCGGTTCTATGCGTGTGGTAGTTTCTACATTACGATAGGTGATTTTGCTGGAATACACAACTCAACTGCGagcaaaattataagaaaagttaCTGAAGCAATTGCCTCTCTTCGCCAGGAATTTGTTACATTGCCAGCTAACagagaagaaatattattagtacaggaaggattttttaatattgcccGATTTCCGAGGGTTATAGCGGCATTGGATTGTACTCACATCAAGATAATTTCACCAGGTGGCAATACTGCAGAAGACTACAGAAATCGAAAAGGTTTCTTCTCATTGAATGTGCAAGCTATGTGTACTAGCGACTTAAAATTTGAAGATATAGTAACACGATGGCCAGGTTCAACACATGACAGTTTGATATTCTCAAACTCTGCAGCAAAGTTTCAGTTTGATACTAATAGATTTCAGAATGGACTGGTCCTAGGTGACAGTGGTTAtttcttaaatcattatttactaaCTCCGTTAAGTGATCCTCGAACAGAAGCCGAAAGACTATATAATGAGTCTCATATTCGTACTCGAAATGTAATTGAGAGATGTTTCGGGGTTTGGAAAAGGAGATTTCCTGTGTTAAGTATAGGAATGCGGTGCCGAATCCCTCTCGCTCAAGACATTATTGTAGCAACAgcaattttacataatcttGCAAGAATTAGAAATGAAAGCGAACCACCTGTGGATCCTGAAGTCCACATACCACAACAACCACAATTTGAAACTCTCATTGCTGACCAGCCAGGACACCAACACAATAGTACAAGGGACTCTatgttagaatattttgaaagtctaATCAACtag
- the LOC110371441 gene encoding LOW QUALITY PROTEIN: vacuolar protein sorting-associated protein 26B-like (The sequence of the model RefSeq protein was modified relative to this genomic sequence to represent the inferred CDS: deleted 1 base in 1 codon), translated as MSFFGFGQTADIEIVFDDADKRKVAEVKTDDGKKEKLLLYYDGETVSGRVNVTLRKPGSKLEHQGIKVELIGQIELFYDRGNHHEFISLVKELARPGDLLQHTSYPFEFANVEKPYEVYTGANVRLRYFLRATIVRRLTDVVKEVDIAVHTLCSYPDVLNSIKMEVGIEDCLHIEFEYNKSKYHLKDVIVGKIYFLLVRIKIKHMEISIIKRETTGSGPNTFTENETVAKYEIMDGAPVRGESIPIRVFLAGYDLTPTMRDINNKFSVRYYLNLVLMDTEDRRYFKQQEVTLWRKSDKSRLPLHNAHVPQTLSHPSHPMPRQLSASSEDNSNRAISPSNPNLMQRSISPSMNDEEKQNGPSEMEQEHPDVITNKMSNTHDNNQLGEEEIDDESAPLAEKQIIPEKPLVAEKPQVAEKPVIAEKPVLSRPESDASPSQ; from the exons ATGAGCTTTTTCGGGTTCGGACAGACTGCGGATATTGAAATCGTATTTGATGATGCTGACAAACGGAAGGTTGCCGAAGTGAAAACGGATGATGGCAAAAAGGAGAAGTTGTTGCTGTATTACGACGGTGAAACCGTTTCGGGAAGAGTGAACGTCACTCTGAGGAAACCCGGGTCGAAACTTGAACACCAAGGCATCAAGGTCGAGCTTATAGGTCAGATTGAATTATTCTACGACAGAGGTAATCATCATGAATTTATATCGCTAGTGAAGGAGCTGGCCCGCCCCGGTGACTTGTTACAGCACACTTCGTATCCATTCGAGTTCGCTAATGTAGAAAAACCTTACGAAGTTTACACGGGCGCTAACGTCAGGCTAAGGTATTTCCTAAGAGCCACGATCGTGCGTCGCCTCACTGATGTCGTCAAGGAGGTGGACATCGCTGTTCACACACTATGCAGCTACCCAGATGTTCTAAACTCAATAAAAATGGAAGTAGGCATTGAAGACTGCCTGCACATAGAATTTGAGTACAACAAATCGAAATATCATTTGAAAGATGTAATTGTCGGCAAAATCTATTTCCTTCTTGTCcgcattaaaattaaacatatggaaatatcaataattaaaaGGGAAACAACAGGTTCTGGGCCTAACACGTTCACTGAAAATGAAACAGTTGCAAAGTATGAAATTATGGATGGGGCCCCTGTTAGAGGGGAGAGCATTCCTATAAGAGTCTTTTTAGCTGGTTATGACCTCACACCAACCATGAGAGATATAAACAACAAGTTCTCTGTCCGATACTACCTAAATCTTGTGTTAATGGACACAGAGGATCGCCGCTACTTTAAGCAACAAGAAGTCACACTGTGGAGGAAGAGTGACAAGTCTAGACTGCCATTACATAATGCACATGTGCCGCAAACATTGTCCCATCCGAGTCATCCCATGCCAAGACAGTTGAGTGCTTCTAGTGAAGACAACTCAAACAGAGCCATATCTCCATCCAACCCCAACCTGATGCAAAGGTCCATCTCTCCCTCCATGAATGATGAAGAAAAGCAGAATGGCCCTTCTGAAATGGAGCAAGAACATCCTGATGtgataacaaacaaaatgtcCAACACGCAT GATAATAACCAGCTAGGCGAAGAAGAAATTGATGATGAGTCTGCCCCATTAGCGGAGAAACAAATAATACCTGAAAAGCCACTGGTAGCAGAGAAACCTCAGGTGGCTGAGAAGCCAGTGATAGCTGAGAAGCCAGTCCTAAGCCGGCCTGAAAGTGACGCTAGTCCGAGTCAATAG
- the LOC110371442 gene encoding GPI mannosyltransferase 1 encodes MHRWLQFMTLPLKYHLVAGFFIRLFLIAYADFHDKTYDVAYTDIDYSVFSDAARYVFHGESPYKRQTYRYSPILAYLLVPNMILGKHFGKILFSTFDILITVAVKTLVEHQLGPKSASTNIPMYCSLLWLYNPLSIGISTRGNGDSVSCFTIILSLLFLQTDVVKGLKKYALSGFFLGLSTHLRIYPLVFSFPMYLSLGISKIPRKTTWKQGLMILWPNMNQLTLALSCVVTLLSVTYSMWALYGYDFLYETYYYHASRVDIRHNFSVLFYYSYLSTNQLAFDIVKHVTTLFKAVILFILSIKYGADPRTLPFALFCQTVVLVAFNSVMTSQYFVWFLSLLPLVAHSFRLSIRKAILLTIVWVTAQGAWLFYAYLLEFKGREVFFLIWLKGIVFFCSNIFVLVQLVKSYTIGYGFGYGQAAHLKTQ; translated from the coding sequence ATGCACCGTTGGTTGCAATTTATGACCTTACCGCTAAAGTACCACCTCGTAGCGGGTTTCTTCATAAGGCTATTTTTGATTGCTTACGCAGATTTCCACGATAAAACTTACGATGTTGCTTACACTGATATTGACTATTCCGTCTTCTCAGACGCTGCTAGATACGTTTTTCATGGAGAATCGCCGTACAAACGACAGACGTATAGGTACAGCCCCATCCTTGCCTATCTTCTTGTTCCCAACATGATCCTGGGCAAACATTTTGGCAAAATTCTCTTTTCaacttttgatattttgataacCGTCGCTGTGAAGACATTGGTTGAACATCAGCTAGGACCAAAGAGCGCTTCTACTAATATCCCGATGTACTGCTCATTACTGTGGCTTTACAATCCGCTCAGTATTGGTATATCGACCCGTGGTAACGGAGATTCGGTGTCTTGTTTCACTATTATACTATCCCTTCTTTTTTTACAAACCGATGTAGTCaagggtttaaaaaaatatgctctATCGGGATTTTTTCTCGGTTTATCAACTCATCTGCGTATTTACCCTCTCGTGTTTAGTTTTCCAATGTACCTTAGTTTAGGGATTTCTAAAATTCCTCGTAAAACTACCTGGAAACAGGGACTGATGATCCTGTGGCCCAATATGAACCAGCTAACGTTAGCTTTGAGCTGTGTGGTAACATTACTCAGCGTAACATACAGTATGTGGGCTTTATACGGTTATGATTTTCTCTACGAAACTTACTACTACCACGCGTCCAGAGTGGATATACGTCACAATTTCTCTGTGCTTTTCTACTACTCTTATTTGAGCACGAACCAGCTTGCCTTCGACATAGTGAAGCACGTCACAACTTTATTCAAAGCGGTCATTTTGTTCATCTTGAGTATTAAATACGGAGCTGATCCCAGGACGTTGCCTTTTGCACTGTTTTGTCAGACAGTGGTGTTGGTCGCGTTTAACAGCGTTATGACGTCACAATACTTCGTCTGGTTTCTCTCTTTGCTTCCATTGGTGGCTCATTCGTTCCGTCTCAGTATAAGAAAAGCTATACTCCTGACCATAGTGTGGGTGACCGCGCAAGGCGCTTGGCTGTTTTACGCATACTTATTAGAGTTCAAGGGTAGGGAAGTCTTTTTCCTGATTTGGCTCAAAggaattgttttcttttgttcaaatatttttgttttagtacaaCTAGTAAAGAGTTACACAATTGGGTACGGCTTTGGCTACGGTCAAGCCGCTCATTTGAAAACTCAGTAG
- the LOC135119007 gene encoding uncharacterized protein LOC135119007 — MENIVKRERSTNFNKSEIRLLTELVAKHRTIIENKQTDAVTNKEKEAAWIKISSLFNAATGFTARSTKSLKLKYEGIKKETKKTLAKHRQELYKTGGGPSSAPEVTDIQERVIAICSNINGLDARNDSDKIPEPLELEETAKVDPLSLPLQSLENNLVIVPCDDDIPCTLDQEEFCPQQDLKEKVNSEIGNDKAFDDFQSIEIQDMEVDQTEKENKWSSWKPKALKLRLVHT, encoded by the exons ATGGAAAATATCGTAAAACGTGAACGTTCCACGAATTTTAACAAAAGCGAAATAAGATTATTGACTGAATTGGTGGCAAAACACCGtactataattgaaaataagcaGACAGACGCCGTAACCAATAAAGAAAAGGAAGCAGCGTGGataaaaatcagttcattatttaatgCGGCTACGGGATTTACAGCGAGGAGTACCAAGAGCCTGAAGCTTAAATATGAAGGCATAAAAaaggaaaccaaaaaaacattgGCCAAACATCGGCAAGAGCTGTACAAAACTGGTGGCGGGCCCTCTTCAGCCCCAGAGGTTACAGATATACAGGAGAGGGTTATCGCGATATGTTCGAATATCAATGGGCTGGATGCTCGAAATGACAGCGACAAAATTCCAG aACCTTTAGAACTGGAAGAGACTGCTAAAGTTGACCCGCTATCGTTGCCACTGCAatcattagaaaataatttagtaattgtaccATGTGATGACGATATTCCGTgtactttag atcaaGAAGAGTTTTGCCCGCAACAGGATTTAAAGGAGAAAGTTAACAGTGAAATTggaaatg acaAGGCCTTTGATGACTTTCAATCTATAGAGATACAGGATATGGAAGTGGATCAAACTGAAAAAG agAATAAGTGGTCTTCATGGAAGCCAAAggctttaaaactaagattagtccatacttga